In a single window of the Bacteroides acidifaciens genome:
- a CDS encoding FecR family protein — protein sequence MDKELLLKYIAGKASQKEKEDVATWIDADTANLKEFISLRKSYDAFIWQDTGVFSKKTKKTISLHPVTQRILRIAAVFVVAFGLSYAMIQVLQKEDIEMQTVYVPAGQRTLVTLADGTTVWVNGKSTLTFPSHFSSRTRTVELDGEAYFDVRKNPEKQFIVSTAHQSAIKVLGTRFNVKAYKEADEVITTLVEGKVNFEFNNASQQPQYIVMAPGQKLVYYSQNGKTELYTTSGERELSWKDGKIIFRQTSLRDALDILADRYNAEFVIQENVPHDDSFSGTFTNRNLEQVLNFISASSKVRWRYLNNNADAGKEKIKIEIFI from the coding sequence ATGGATAAGGAATTATTATTGAAATATATTGCAGGCAAGGCATCCCAAAAGGAAAAGGAAGACGTTGCTACATGGATTGATGCAGATACAGCCAATCTTAAAGAATTCATTTCTCTTCGTAAGAGTTATGATGCATTCATCTGGCAAGATACAGGTGTATTCTCAAAGAAGACAAAAAAGACAATTTCATTGCATCCTGTTACACAACGAATCTTGCGGATTGCGGCAGTGTTTGTTGTAGCTTTCGGATTAAGTTATGCAATGATACAGGTTCTCCAAAAAGAGGATATAGAAATGCAGACTGTTTATGTGCCAGCCGGACAACGCACATTGGTGACACTTGCTGACGGAACTACAGTATGGGTAAATGGAAAAAGTACATTGACTTTCCCGAGCCATTTTTCTTCCCGTACACGTACTGTGGAACTTGATGGAGAAGCCTATTTTGATGTCCGGAAAAATCCGGAAAAACAGTTTATAGTTTCTACCGCTCACCAGTCTGCTATAAAAGTTCTGGGTACAAGATTCAATGTAAAGGCATACAAAGAAGCAGATGAGGTAATTACTACTTTAGTTGAAGGGAAAGTTAATTTTGAATTCAACAATGCCAGTCAACAACCTCAGTATATTGTGATGGCTCCGGGACAGAAGCTGGTCTATTATTCCCAGAATGGAAAGACGGAGCTCTATACGACTTCCGGAGAGAGAGAACTTTCATGGAAAGATGGCAAAATCATTTTCCGTCAAACGTCATTACGGGATGCACTGGATATCTTGGCAGATAGATACAATGCCGAATTTGTCATACAGGAGAATGTACCTCATGACGACTCATTCTCCGGAACATTTACCAACCGGAATCTGGAACAGGTACTTAACTTTATCAGTGCCTCTTCAAAAGTTCGTTGGCGTTATCTGAACAATAATGCAGATGCCGGTAAAGAGAAAATAAAGATAGAGATATTTATTTAG